In Terriglobus aquaticus, the genomic window TCGGTTCAGGACAGGCCAACATTCTTATGAGGTCGTGCGAGTCGCGCCTTGGCTCTGGTTTGGCACGCAACCCGGAACTCTCGCCTGAGCAACCAACGGAAGGCAATCCGTGCGCGCCGCTATCCTGCCGCGCTCCTTCTTTCATTGTGTTCGGACCAGGAGTTTCTCATGAGTGACAACATTCTTTCGCGTCGGCGGTTGGTAGGTGGCCTTGGTGCTGGTATTGCTGCGGCCACGCTGCCCGGTGCGGCGGCTGCTGCGCAGACTTCCGCAGCCGACGCTACGGCGCAGCCTGTGGCTGATCCCACGTCCAAGTACCCGAAGCCGCCGTACACGAGCCCGTTTCAGCCGTGGCCGGGGTTGGCGAGCAAGATGACGCCTCCGCCGGACCACGGCGAGACCAGCTACAAGGGCTCGGGCCGGCTGCTGGACCGCAAGGCGCTCATCACGGGAGGCGACTCGGGCATGGGGCGCGCGGCTGCGATCGCGTACGCGCGCGAGGGTGCGGATGTGGCCATCAACTATCTGCCTGCGGAAGAGCCGGATGCGCAGCAGGTGGCGCAGTTGATTCGTCAGGCCGGACGCAAGGCGGCGCTCATCCCGGGCGACCTGCGGGATGAGAACTTTTGCAAGCGATTGGTGGAGCAGACGGTGCAGCAGCTTGGCGGGCTCGACATCGTCGTGTCGAACGCCGGCCGTCAGCACCAGGTAGAGTCGATCGCGGACATGACCACGGAGCTGTTCGACTGGACGATGAAGACGAATATTTACGCTCCGTTCTGGATCATCAAGGCCGCGCTGCCGCACCTGAAGCCGGGGTCGGCGATCATCGCGACCACCAGCGAACAGGCGTACGATCCGGCCGCAAATCTGTACGACTACGCGCAGACCAAGGCGGCGACGATGAACTTCGTGAAGTCGCTGGCCAAGCAGTTCGGGCCGAAGGGCATTCGCGTGAACGGCGTGGCGCCCGGGCCGATCTACACGCCGCTGCAGATTTCCGGCGGAGCGACGGAAGAGCACTGGCGCAATTTCGGCGGCAATTACCCGCTGAAGCGCGCAGGCCAGCCCGCGGAACTGGCGAGCATCTACGTGCAGTTGGCGTCGCAGGACGCGTCGTACACGACCGGCAACATCTATGGCGCCGGCGGCGGCATGGGCCAGCCGTAGGCTGACCCCTCCCCCTCCGTCGTTTTTGCAAGTTCTTCTTGTGGCGGCGCTTAGGAGCGTCGACGTCTGCAAGTTCTTCTTGGAAAGGTACTTACCCGCAAATCATTTTAAAATCAGGACTTAGCGCTGATTGCACGAAAGCAGAGGCAGCGATACTCGGGCAGCACCTCGAGCTCTCGCTGATGTGGGCGGTCCGGTCAGGACCCTGCGGGCCCAGACTATTTGCGCTACCTGGTGCGGGTGAAGTCGAGTCGGATGTGGTTCGTGTTGCGGAAGTGGACGGCGACGCCGGGTTCGCCGGCCTCGGTCTGTTTCGGTTCTGAGGTCACGGCGCCGTCGGTCGAGACGGCGACGCGCAAGCCGGGCAATGTCCAGGTGTTGGCCTGGACGGCAGCGGCATCGGCGCCCTGCGCGTCGAGCATGAAGTCGACGTTGCCGTGCGTGGTGATGGTGATGCCTTTGCTGTCCGCCACGGCATCGATGTTGGGCGACTGCGTCAGACGGATCCAGCCAATGCTGCGTGCCGGGGTGCGCCACTGCGCGGTAACGGGGTGGAACTGGGTGGCGTGGCCGGCGTCTTTGGTCAGGCTGGTGGCTTCAGCACCGTAGATCAGGTCGCGGCCCACGGACGCCGTCGCGGTGCGCTGGGCGTCGATGGTGCGCGTGATGAAGTGCGGACCGGCAAAGGTGCGGAACTTCGCCATGGCGTCGGCGGGGATCTCCGTGCCAAGGATTGAGAGAAACGGCGCGAACCACAGGTCGGCGACGTGATCGGTGGCGAGCGTGGGAGCTTCGGGCAGCGGCGCCTGTTTCGCTGGCAGCACCGTACGCAGCCACACACCGGTCACGGAGACGTATTTCTCCATGTCCATGCCGTAGCTGCGGTCGTACGGCCCGCACAGGTTGCGCAGCAACGGGTTGTAGAAGTCGGCGATGTCGCGCCACAGTGTGGCCTGCATGGTGCTGCCCATCTGTCGCGTGGCGGGCGCGATGCCGTAGCGATTCCAAAGCTGCAGACCGTACAGGTCCACGCCGTAGTAGGTGGGCGCGTTGTACTCGTAGAAGGTGTTGTGCTCGCGGAAGAGGCGAAACACCTCGGCGTTCCACGCGGCTGCCTTCTGCTTCCATTCGGCGTTGTTGGAGCGCTGTGCGGCAAACTCCCACTCCACGCCGTACATGAGCGCGATATTGCTATAGCTTTCCTTCAGGCGACCGTCCTGGATTTCGCCGGTCACCGCGGTCTCGATAGACTGCTCCAGCGCCTTTGCCAGGTCGGCGGGGATGCGGTCGGGGTACTCAATCAGGATCATCTGGAAAGTGGTGCCGATGAAGTGGCGCCAGTTGGGGTCGTAGCCGCGGAATTGCACTTCGCCGACGAGTGGTTCCGGCTCCTCGGGCGTGCGCTTGAAGGTGCCGTACCACTTCTTACCGGGGGTCGTGTACTGGTTGGCCAGCACCGTGCGCAAGATGGTCGCGGCAAGTTCGCGGTCGCCGGGCTGATCGCGCATCAACAGGCCAAGCGCGTACCAACTGGACTCGCGAACCATGTAGCCGCCGCGCGAATTCGAGTGGCTCTGCGTGGGCCGGCGGATGAGATGTGCCGTTGAATCGAAAGCCTGCGCGGAGAGATCCATCGAGCGCGTGTAGAGGTCAAGCTGGTAGGGCGTGAGACTCTTTACCGTGACGTGGCGCGGAGTTTGCGCGTGCAGCGAGGTCTGCAGAAGCGCGGGCGATCCGGCAACGAGGAGTGCAGCACCCAGCGTGGCGCAGTTTCTTACGAGCGTGTTCATGTGGTGCCTTTCGCGTTTGTCTTACTGTGCCGGTGAAGCGGATGCGACCGGAGGTTTCGACGCCATGGTGAAGTCGAGCGTGCCGCCGTTCACGATCTCGGAGTGCAGGAGGTACCAGCGGTGCAGAGGTTTGCCGTTGAGCGAGACCGAGCGCACGTAGATGCTGCCGGCCTCGGCGCCCGGAGCGTTGATGTGCAGCGCCTTGCCGCCGGGCAGGTGCAGGGTCATGTGGTCGAAGCGTGGCGTGCCGATCTGGTACTGCGGCGTGCCCGGCGTAACGGGGTAGAAGCCGAGCGCGGAGAAGACGTACCAGGCCGACATCTGGCCGGCGTCGTCATTGCCGGTGTAGCCGCCGGGGCCGTCCTTGTAATTGGCGAGCAGGGCATCGTGTACGCGACGCTGCGTCTGCGCAGGCGCACCGGCGAAGTTGTACAGGTAGGCGATGTGGTGGCTGGGCTCGTTACCGTGGTTGTAGAAGCCGCCATCGAACAGGCCGTCCAGCTTCTCCACGAATGCCGCGTTGCCGCCGACCGCGGCGATCAGGCCCGGAACATCCTGCGGAACGAAGAAGGTGTACTGGTAGGGCAGGCCCTCGGTGATGTAGTGGTAGGGCTTGGTCGGGTCGAAGGGCGAGTCCCAGGTGCCGTCGCGATGGCGGCCGCGCGCGAAGCCGGTTTCCGGGTCGAGTACGTTGTGCCAGTTGGCGGAGCGCTTGTGCATCGCGGCGGCTTCGGCGGTGTGGCCGAGCGCCGCGGCAAGCTCGCCTACGACGAAATCGTCGTAGGCGTACTCCAGCGTGCGCGAGACTTGTTCGCCCTTGTGAAAGGCGTCCCTGACCGGGTTTTCGAGCGGGATGTAACCAAGCGCGCTGTAGTCGTCGAGCGCGCGGCGGCCCTTGCCCAGAACGTACTGGTCGCGCGGCGGCGTGACGGTGGCGTTCTGGTAGATCAGGCGCCAGGCAGAGGCCGTGTCGAAGCCGCGAATGCCCTTGATGTACGCGTCGGTGACGATCGCGGCGATGTGGTCGCCGATCATCTCCGAGGTGTAGCTGTTCCATGCGGGGAAGATGGGCAGAAAGCCGCCCTGCTCGCCTTTGAGGATGAGTGACTCGACCATGGCGGAGTCGCGCTGCGGGTCGAGGATCGTGTAGAGCGGGTGGACGGCGCGGAAGGTGTCCCAGACGGAGTAGTCGTCGTAGTAGGTACCGGCCGTGTGCTCAATGTGGGTGCCGTCGGCAAAGCGCGGGTAGGTTCCGCTCACGTCGCTGAAGGTGCGGGGCACCAGGCTGGCGTGGTACAGCGCGGTGTAGAAAACTGTGCGGTCCGCGTGGTTGCCGGCGATGCTGATGCGGCCGAGCTGCTGCTGCCAGGCGGCCTTTGCGCGGTCAGCGATGGTGTCGAAGTTCCAGGTGGGGATCTCGGCTTGGAGGTTGTGGCGAGCTTCGTCGACGCTGACGAACGAGGTGCCGATGCGGACGCGAACGATGTGGTCGGGTGGCAGGTCCACGGTGACGTAAGCGCCAACAGGTGTGTTGCCGCCCATCCAGCTAATCCCCGGTCCGATCGACCTGTCCACGGCGACGTTGAACGTGCCGAAGCTGCGGATGGGAGCGTCGATCTGCAGCACGGCGTGGCCGGAGAAGCCGGCGGGCTGGCCGTTGCCGGCGTAGATGCGGTAGACCGGATTGCTGCCCGTGATCTCGCCGTGCGCGGCGTCGATATCGACACGGTTCTCGCCGAGGCGCAGGTTCGATTGCAGCACGATGGTCGCGGAGTTCGCGTCGGTGGGATAGCGGAACTCGAGGATGCCGCTGTGCAGCGTGCCGGTCATCTCGGCGTGAATGCCGCTGTCCGCCAGGTCGACGCTGTAGCGGTAGGGCGTGGCGTGTTCCGTCGAGTGCGAGAAGGCAGAGGCACGCTCCGCAGGCGTGAGCTTCGTCGCATCGCGCAGCGGCATCACGGTGAAGCTGCCGTAGTCCTGCGCGCAGGAGCCGCTCAGGAAGTGCGATCCGCGGAAGCCGGAGATCCTCGCGTCGTTGTAGTAGTACGGCGCGATGCACTTGGTTTCGTCGGGCCGTGTTTCCGGTGTCCAGTCGGACATGGCGAAGGGAACGCCGGCGATGGGAAAGGTCTGGCCGTCATTCGCGGTGCCGACCAGCGGGTGCACCAGGTCGACGGGCGCGTCCGACTGCGCCATGTGGCCGCGGTCCTGCGCGAATGAGGGCGCGTGTTGCACGCCGCAGGTGAGGGTCAGCGCAATGGCCAGCCCGGTCTTCACAGATCGCATCATCAGCCTCTTGCCAAAAGGGGTCGAAAAGAAAGGGCAGCGCCAAGCATAAGCGCTGCCCCGAGGCGAAGGGTTAGAAGTTGAACTTGAAGCCGAACTGCACCGTGCGGTTGAAGCCCGTGGTGCTGGTGATGGTGCCGAGCGACCCGGGGCTGGAGACCGAGGCGTTGGGCGTGCCGAAGTTGGGGTGGTTGAAGATGTTGAACGACTCGGCGCGCAACTGCACGCGGTAGCGCTCGCCGAAGTACGTGTTCTTCACCAGGCTCATGTCCCAGTCCTGATAGCCGGGGCCGCGCAGGAGGTTGTAAGCGGAGTTGCCGTAGGTGAACTGCGACGCGGGTGCGGTGAAGGCAGCCGTGTTGAACCACTGCTGCTTGGTGCGCTTGCTCGGGTACAGCGGCACCCCCGGAACCCGGTTGGCGCGCGTTGTGCCCACGCCACCCGTTGCGCTGGTGGTGTTCGTCACGCTGAACGGCTGACCCGTCTGCGCGTTCGTGATGCCGGAGATTTGCCATCCACCGATGAACTTGTCGACCACCGGGTTCAGGTTGCCGGCGAAGGTCCGGCCGTGGCCGAACGGCAGCTCATACGAGTAGCTGACGGAGAAGACCTGGGGCGTGATGCCGCCGATGGGCCCGTAGGAATCGTTGGGGGTGAACGTGTTCTGGAAGTTCTCTTCGCCCAGCACGCGCACAAACTGGTACTCGGCGTTCACCTGCAGGCCCTTGGAGAGCTGCTTGTGCAGGCCGATTTCGAGCGCGTTCATGTTGCTGAAGAAGAGCGGCTCCATGGCGTAGCTGATGGTGGAAAAGGGCTGGAACGGACGCCGCGGCTGAATCGCTCCGGGAGCCGGGAGCACCGCATTCAGATCGCGGTTCACATTGCCGCTGCCGCCGTAGTTGTTCTGCTTGCGTGCGCTCTGGCCCACGTAGCCCACGCGCAGGTCGAGGCCCAGCGGGAACTGGTGTTCGATGGCCAGGTTGTACTGCTCGGTATAGGGCGTGACAGGCTTGTGCACGGCGGTCACGGTCGGGTTGGCACCGGTTGCGCCGGTCAGACTAAACGGCGCGTCCATGGTGAACGTCGGCTTGGTTCCCGTGGGCTGGGTGAACGTGTTCGCCGCGGAGAACGGGAAGTTGGTGAAGGCCAGGGCCTGCTGGTACGAAGCCGGCAACAGGTTGTAGTAGATGCCGAAGGCGCCGCGCACCACCGTGTTGTGCGCCGGCTGGTAGGCGAAGCCGAACCGCGGCGAGATGTTGTTCTTATCCTGACCCAGGTAGCCGAACAGGCTGTGACCCAGACCGGCTGCCGTGCCCAGCGTGACGTAGGGCGCGTAGGCCGGAATGGTCGACGCGGGCAGTTGCGAGGCGAAGACCACGACCTTGTTCAGGCTCGGCACCCACGTGGAGTTGGTGCCGTAGGGGTTGTCCAGGAAGACCTGCAGGTCGTAGCGCAGGCCGTAGTTCAGCGTCAGCTTGGGCGTGGCCTTGAAGTCGTCCTGCACGTACAGCCCGATCTCGTTGCTGGGATTGCGGTAGCTGATAGCGGAGGGCAGCGGCTGCTGGGTGCTGCTGGGATAGCCGAGCAGGAAGTCGGCGAATGCGACTTTGGAGTACACGCCGGAGAAGTTGTACGCGCCTCGTGCTGGCGTGCCGGGGATGCTGCCCGCCGCGGCCACGTTGAAGTGATTGTCGAACACGTACGACAGGCCCGTTTTGATGGAGTGACGGCCGGCGATCTTGGTCAGCGAAGCCACACCCTGCATGTCCTGCTCCAGGTCGCGCGATCCCGTCTCAGAGATGCCCTGGATATTTGTGATGTTGATGGTCGGCGCGCCCTGGATGGCCTGCGGTCCAAGCCCCGGGATGATTGCGCTGAAGTTCGTGTTCACGTTCTGCGGCGTGCGGAAGACCGGGATATGCGTGTAGCCCAGGTTCACGTCAAGCAACAGCGTGGGTGAGAAAGTGTGAGTCCAGCCCACGATGCCGTAGGTGGACACTTCGCCGTCGGCTGAAAGACCGCCCTGCAGGCTATCGTTGCCCACAGTGGGCACCGGGCCGTAGAAGGCTTTCAAAAACGTGCCGCGAATCTGGTTGGTGCTGTTGATGTTGTGGTCCAGCCGGAAGAAGTAGCGGCGAATGCTCTGGCTGTACGGCACCTGCTCCGACGTATTCACTGCGCCGGGCGCGGTGTTGGCAGTTGGCAGGGGCATCAGCAGGTTCATCAGCGCCAGGTCGGGCTTGCTCAGGCGGGCCTGCGGAATCTGATTGTTCGGGAACGGCAGGCCCGTGAGCGGGTCGATGATTCCGCCGGAAAACGCTGAGAAGTCGCCGTTGCGCATTGCCAGCGTGGGCTGCACGGTGTTCTTTACGGCGGCCTGATCCAGCAGGAACTTCTCATAGCCGAACGTGAAGAAGGAGCGATCGTGGCCGTTGTAGTGCGGGAACATGATGGGTCCCGTCACGTTGCCGCCGAACTCGTTGCGTTCGTAATTCGGCCGGGCCGGGGCTTGGTTGTTCTGGAAGTAGTAATTCTTCGCCGAGGTGCCCTTGCCGCGGTTGTACTCGACCAGCTCGCCGTGCAGCTTGTTGGTGCCGCTGGCGCTGACGACGACTACCTGGTTGGGCTGGTTGAACTCGGCGGCGGCGCCGTTGGTGATCACCTTGAACTGGCCGACCAAGTCCAGCGGTGGGATCTCCGCCAGCGGACGCTGCAGGGTGATGTAGACGTTGCGGATGCCGTCCAGCGTGAAGTTGGCTCCACCATAGCTGTTGCGGCTGCCGGAGCCAAAGGCCGGGGTCACGCCGCGGTTGGGCACCTGGTCCTGGGCACCGGCGTTCTGCACGCCCGGAGCGAGCTGCAGGAGGCCGATGACGCTGGTGTGGCTGTTCAGGGGCGTGGCCTGGATCGTGGCAGCGTCGATGACGAGGCCTACCGAAGAGTCCTCGGTCTGGATGGCCGGCGGCGTGGCCGAGACGTCGACGGTGGTCTGCTCCGTGCCGATCTTGAGGCTGGGGTTGATCTCGGCGCGCTGATCGATGCTGAGAACGAAACCGGTCTGTTCAAAGGTGCCGAACCCCGGGGCCGTAACGCGCACGCGATACGTGCCGGGCGCCAGTTGCGGCAGAACATACGTCCCGGAGCCGGACGAGGTGACGGTGCGCGACTCGTTGGTTTCAGTCTGCGTGACGGTGACCTGCGCGCCGGGAACGACGGCGCCGCCGGCGTCCGTGACAGTGCCGGAGATGACGCCGGTGGTGCCCTGGGCGTGGGCGATGCCGCCCAGCATGACCAGGGAGAGAAGAGGAGCGGTGCGGGTGACCGCCGAGATCGAGAGGCGCATGGGTCTCCTTGAAATGGGTGGAACGCCGGACTGCTGCGCCGGGAACACGTTGCGCGCAAGGTCCTGTGTGGTGGAACGATTGCGAGAGATTCTGCGAAGATAGAGATACAGGTGGCAACAGGATTTACGGTGAATTGACCGTAACTTCGGCGGTTTTGCTGGGAATTCAGCAGATCTCACCCCAGGTAAATTGCCAGCAGGCACACCATGGTCGCGGCGCACCAAACCCGAAATCCGCAGGCAGAGGCGCAGTGGGCGCTGGTGGAGCGGGTGCTCGCCAGCCAGCAGTTTCGCCGCACCGTGCGGCTGCGCGACTTCCTCCGATTCGTGGCCGACCGCAGCATCCACCACCCGGGAACGCCCGTGCCCGAGCACGAGGTGGGGACGGCGGTGTTTCACCGTGCCGCCAATTACGACACGGGTGCGGACAACATCGTCCGGGTTTCGGCGGGTGACCTTCGCCGCCGGCTGGAGCAGTACTTCCTGGAGGAGGGTGCCGGGGAGGCCCTGGTATGCGAGATGCCGCGCGGCGGCTACACGCTGGTCTTCCATCCCCGTGAGGCGGACGCGGTGCAGGCCGCGGAAACCGTTCCGACGGTCGTGGCCTCTGTTGCACCTCCCGGTAACGGGCCCGCCTTTGTCGCCGACGAGCTGCGGGAGCCGGTACCCAGCGACGCTCTCCGGCACACGTTCGCGGATCGACTCGCGCCGGTTGAGGGCGCTCCCGCCCGGTCCTGGTTCCGCGACGTGCGGACGCTGGTGCTGGTCACGATATGCCTCTGCCTGGCGGCTCTGACCGGAGCCATGCTGCTGCGGCACGGCCGCGAACCCTGGCAGCAAACGGCACCGCTGCTTGCTATCTGGGGCGACTTCCTGGCGCCCGGCAGCGGAACGGAAGTCGTGCTGGCGGATAGCAGCTATGCCGTGATCCGCAGCCTGACCCACAAGGCGGTGAGCCTGCAGGACTACCTGAATTACCGGTACCGCGACGCTGCGAACGATCCGACCCTGGACCCGTCGACCCGCGCGGCGATCGCAACCATGCTGGCGCGCAACAGCGGCAGCATTGGCGACTTTGAGGCGGCGAGGAGCATCCTGGCGCTGACACGGCAGCCAGCGCAAGTGGTCATGGGGTCGGCCCACGACTTCACGCCGTCCGTGGTCAAGAGCAACAACGTGGTGCTGGTAGGCGCCAGCGCGTCAAACCCCTGGGTCACGCTGTACCGCGGCCAGCGCACTCTGGCTATCGAGCAGGACCCCGTGGACAACGTGGCGGTGGTGCGCAACCTGCAGCCGGGCCCGGGCGAGCAGGCGGAGTACCGCGTGGCCACCAGCAGCAGCGATGTGAGCGGCTATGCCGTGATCTCCATCCTGCACAATATCGACCCGGGCAAGCGCGTCATGATCCTGGAGGGCACCGATTCGCAAGCGACGCTGGCGGCCAGCAACTTTGTGTGCTCGGAAGCGGGCGCGGCACAAATTGAGAGCGCTCTGCACGGCCGCGAAAACGCTCAGCAGATCGACGTCCTGCTGCGGTCATCGAAGCTGCTGGCCACCACGCTGGGAGCGAGCATGGTGACGGTGCACGCGCGATAGCGTTGCCCTCTCCCTTGACGTAAGGCGGCGCACTCCCGTACTTTCATGGGGCATTCATGGTGAACCGAGATTCCAGCAAGCCTCCCATGGGGAAGGCGATCTTGAGCGACGTCCAGTTCTGGATTCCGCTTGCCGTGCTGGTCGTCGGGCTCGTGCTGCTGATCTGGCTGCACTGATTCGCTTTGGGCTGCGGCGATGGTTTGCGCCGAGCGCGCGTGTGCCTGAGCGGACGATCGATTTCTGAAACGGAGTACCACGCTTGAAGACCGGAACAGACGCCGCTTCCTCGTTGCGATCCTTGCACTCGCTGGGAGTGTTGTGCGGTCTGACGGCGGGCGTGTGGCTGGGGGCGGCCGAGGCACCCACCAAGCTGGTGACGGCCGGGTTCTCGCCGTTCACGATTTCTCTATGCATGGTGGCGGGTGTGTTCACCGCAAGGTGGACCTTTCCGACCTTGTTGAAGGGAACCACGTACGTCTTCGCGGATCTCCTTGAGAAAAAGCACCTGATCGTGTGGGCGATTCTGGCCGGCGCGTTGTGGGCTGTGGCGAACACGCTCACGGTCTTCGCGGTGCGCGATGTTGGTCTGACGATTGCGTTTCCGCTTTGGAATACGAACTCGCTCGTCGGCCTGCTTTGGGGCAGAGTGCTGTTTGGCGAGTTGAAGGGCGCGAGTCGCGGCAACATCGCGAAGGTGGTGCTGGGCACCGTGCTGATCATCGCGGCGGCGATCCTGCTGGGCTTCAGCTCGCTGCAAACGGGCAGCAGCATGGGCACGCACGTGGGCGGCGGTTTGCTGGCGGCGCTGGGTGCCAGCCTGATGTGGGGCACCATGTATGTGCCGTACCGCAAGGCGTACCTGAGCGGCATGAACCCGTTGTCGTTTGTCACGGCGTTTACCGTGGGCGAGCTGGTGACCATGCTGGTGCTGGTGTACTCGCTGGATGGTGGCGCGAACGCGCCGGCGTTCCACTTCTCCGTGATTCGGCCGGTGTTGTTCTGGCTCTTTCTGGGCGGCATGATCTGGGTAGTGGGCGACCTGTTTCAGCAGTTCGCCTGCAAGTACCTGGGCATCGGGCGCGGCATTCCGTTGTCGAACACGAATCAGTTGTGGGGCCTCGCGTGGGGTGCGCTGGTGTTTGGCGAACTGCGCCACGCAGACAGCGCGCATCGCATGCTCGTCATTGCGGGCTCGGCGCTGATGATCCTGGGAGCGCTGGCGGTGAGCACGGCAGTGGCTTCGGCGAAGGAACACAGCTCCGTGAATCAGGCGCTGGCGCGCGAGTGCGACCGCTACGGCCTGGACTACCAGCGCACGCTCGCCGCGCAGGCAGGCGAAGAGTTTGGCGACCGCAGCGAACGCCGGCGGTGGTGGGACTACGCGATCGTCGCCACGGCATGCGGCGTGTTTATCTTCCTTGCAACGAAGGCGCAACGACCGGCGTTGACGATGAACGGCCGGTGGATCGCGGTGCTTGCGGTCGTGCTGGTGGTCAGCCTGGTGGCCGCGTCGGTTCGGCTGCAGCGGCAAACACGCTTTTCCTAGGTCTGCCTAAAGTGTCAGGCAGATAGTTAGGATCTAACCAATGCCGTTCTGTTCCAGTTAGGTCAGGACATAGGAACCTCTCGGGTCGTAAGGCAGAGGACCTACGCGGGGAGTGACTTTGCTGGTACAGGGGTAACGCTCTTCGCGGTGACTCAGGAAATATCTGCAAAAACCCTTGACGTAAGCGCTAACGAAGGTGGATTGTGGGTGCCGCCCCGGAAAGCGACTTTCATCGTGCTGTCACCACAGTCGACGGTCGTTGCCCCAGGATGGAAGTATCCGAACCAGGAGTAAGTATGTCTCTTCGATCCACACGTACGCATGGCCTTCGCCTGTGCTGCGCCGCCGTTTTGCTGTCCTGTGCCATTCCGGTCTTCGCCCAGTTTGACGCCGCGTCGGTCCTCGGCTTCGTCCGCGATGCTTCCGGTGCTGCCGTTGCGAACGCCACCGTCACGCTCACCAACGTTGAGACCGGCGTGACCCAGACGGTGAAGACCGACAAGGATGGCAAGTACGAGTTCGCCAGCGTCAAGATCGGCGACTACAAGGTACAGACCGAGGCGAGCGGCTTCTCGCGTTATGAGAGCGCGACCTTTCCGCTCACCGTCAACGCCCGTCAGCGTGTGGATGCCGACCTGAAGGTTGGATCGTCCAACGAAGTGGTCGAGGTGAACAGCCTGCCCACGCAGTTGGAGACGGAAACCAGCTCGCGCGGACAGGTGATTGGCACCCGCGAAGTGGAGAACCTGCCGCTGAACGGTCGCAGCTACGCCGACCTGGCGCTGCTGGCGCCGGGCACGCGCCGCTCCGCGCTGGAGACGGGTGCGCCCGACAGCCGCGAAGCCAGCTTCAACGTGGACGGCCAGCGCTCTGCCTTCAACAACTTCCTGCTGGACGGCCTGGACAACAACAACTACGGCACGTCGAACCAGGGCTTTGCAAACGAGAACATTCCGCCCTCGCCCGATGCTGTCGACGAGTTCCGCGTAGAGACGAACAACTACTCCGCGGAATACGGCCGCAACCCGGGCGCGGTCATCAACGTGTCGACCCGACGCGGCACCAACGCGTTTCACGGCAAGGCCTACGACTACAACCGCAACACGGCGCTGAATGCGAACAACTACTTCTCCACGCCGGGCACGCACCTGAAGTACATCCGCAACCAGTTTGGCGGAACCTTCGGCGGACCGATCTTCAAGGACAAGGCCTTCTTCTTTACCGATTACGAAGGCAACCGGACGATCTTCAACCAGGCGCTCACGGTGTCCACGCTGCCGACGGCGAACCAGCGCGCCGGCCTGTTCTATGTGAACGACGATCCGTCGAACCCGGCGAACGCGATTCCGCTGCGTAATCCGATCACGGGCCGCACCTACCTGGGCGTCGTTCCGCAGGCCGACATGACCACGTTTGCCAAGAACGTGCTCGCCGCTCTGCCGGCGAACAACGTGGCCGGGCTGGCGAACAACTACAACACGACGCCGCGCGGCACGATCAACGACGACAAGGGCGACGGTCGCATCGACTACACGCTTTCGCCGCGGTACAGCCTGTTCGGCCGCTACTCCGAGCATCGCGCCACCATCTTCACGCCGCCGGGTATCCCCGGGCCGGCGGGTGGCAACGCGAACGGCAACGTCCACATCCTGAACCGCGACATTGCGGGCGGCGCGACCATCACGCTGTCGGCAACGCGCCTCTTGGACCTGCGCTTCGGCTGGTCGCACAACGAGGGCGGCAAGACGCCGATCGGTGTGGGCCAGGCGTCCATCCTGACGCAGAGCGGCATCACCGACGGCCTGCCGACGGACCCGACGATCGTGCGGTCGCTGAACGGACAAGCGATCACTGGCTTCAGCCAGTTCGGCGCGCAGACGTCGAATCCGCAGTTCCAGAACCCGACCATCTTCAACCCCAAGGCGAACTACACGACAATCCGCGGCCGCCACGCGCTGAAGCTCGGCTTCGAGTT contains:
- a CDS encoding SDR family oxidoreductase, yielding MSDNILSRRRLVGGLGAGIAAATLPGAAAAAQTSAADATAQPVADPTSKYPKPPYTSPFQPWPGLASKMTPPPDHGETSYKGSGRLLDRKALITGGDSGMGRAAAIAYAREGADVAINYLPAEEPDAQQVAQLIRQAGRKAALIPGDLRDENFCKRLVEQTVQQLGGLDIVVSNAGRQHQVESIADMTTELFDWTMKTNIYAPFWIIKAALPHLKPGSAIIATTSEQAYDPAANLYDYAQTKAATMNFVKSLAKQFGPKGIRVNGVAPGPIYTPLQISGGATEEHWRNFGGNYPLKRAGQPAELASIYVQLASQDASYTTGNIYGAGGGMGQP
- a CDS encoding GH92 family glycosyl hydrolase, whose translation is MMRSVKTGLAIALTLTCGVQHAPSFAQDRGHMAQSDAPVDLVHPLVGTANDGQTFPIAGVPFAMSDWTPETRPDETKCIAPYYYNDARISGFRGSHFLSGSCAQDYGSFTVMPLRDATKLTPAERASAFSHSTEHATPYRYSVDLADSGIHAEMTGTLHSGILEFRYPTDANSATIVLQSNLRLGENRVDIDAAHGEITGSNPVYRIYAGNGQPAGFSGHAVLQIDAPIRSFGTFNVAVDRSIGPGISWMGGNTPVGAYVTVDLPPDHIVRVRIGTSFVSVDEARHNLQAEIPTWNFDTIADRAKAAWQQQLGRISIAGNHADRTVFYTALYHASLVPRTFSDVSGTYPRFADGTHIEHTAGTYYDDYSVWDTFRAVHPLYTILDPQRDSAMVESLILKGEQGGFLPIFPAWNSYTSEMIGDHIAAIVTDAYIKGIRGFDTASAWRLIYQNATVTPPRDQYVLGKGRRALDDYSALGYIPLENPVRDAFHKGEQVSRTLEYAYDDFVVGELAAALGHTAEAAAMHKRSANWHNVLDPETGFARGRHRDGTWDSPFDPTKPYHYITEGLPYQYTFFVPQDVPGLIAAVGGNAAFVEKLDGLFDGGFYNHGNEPSHHIAYLYNFAGAPAQTQRRVHDALLANYKDGPGGYTGNDDAGQMSAWYVFSALGFYPVTPGTPQYQIGTPRFDHMTLHLPGGKALHINAPGAEAGSIYVRSVSLNGKPLHRWYLLHSEIVNGGTLDFTMASKPPVASASPAQ
- a CDS encoding TonB-dependent receptor, translating into MRLSISAVTRTAPLLSLVMLGGIAHAQGTTGVISGTVTDAGGAVVPGAQVTVTQTETNESRTVTSSGSGTYVLPQLAPGTYRVRVTAPGFGTFEQTGFVLSIDQRAEINPSLKIGTEQTTVDVSATPPAIQTEDSSVGLVIDAATIQATPLNSHTSVIGLLQLAPGVQNAGAQDQVPNRGVTPAFGSGSRNSYGGANFTLDGIRNVYITLQRPLAEIPPLDLVGQFKVITNGAAAEFNQPNQVVVVSASGTNKLHGELVEYNRGKGTSAKNYYFQNNQAPARPNYERNEFGGNVTGPIMFPHYNGHDRSFFTFGYEKFLLDQAAVKNTVQPTLAMRNGDFSAFSGGIIDPLTGLPFPNNQIPQARLSKPDLALMNLLMPLPTANTAPGAVNTSEQVPYSQSIRRYFFRLDHNINSTNQIRGTFLKAFYGPVPTVGNDSLQGGLSADGEVSTYGIVGWTHTFSPTLLLDVNLGYTHIPVFRTPQNVNTNFSAIIPGLGPQAIQGAPTINITNIQGISETGSRDLEQDMQGVASLTKIAGRHSIKTGLSYVFDNHFNVAAAGSIPGTPARGAYNFSGVYSKVAFADFLLGYPSSTQQPLPSAISYRNPSNEIGLYVQDDFKATPKLTLNYGLRYDLQVFLDNPYGTNSTWVPSLNKVVVFASQLPASTIPAYAPYVTLGTAAGLGHSLFGYLGQDKNNISPRFGFAYQPAHNTVVRGAFGIYYNLLPASYQQALAFTNFPFSAANTFTQPTGTKPTFTMDAPFSLTGATGANPTVTAVHKPVTPYTEQYNLAIEHQFPLGLDLRVGYVGQSARKQNNYGGSGNVNRDLNAVLPAPGAIQPRRPFQPFSTISYAMEPLFFSNMNALEIGLHKQLSKGLQVNAEYQFVRVLGEENFQNTFTPNDSYGPIGGITPQVFSVSYSYELPFGHGRTFAGNLNPVVDKFIGGWQISGITNAQTGQPFSVTNTTSATGGVGTTRANRVPGVPLYPSKRTKQQWFNTAAFTAPASQFTYGNSAYNLLRGPGYQDWDMSLVKNTYFGERYRVQLRAESFNIFNHPNFGTPNASVSSPGSLGTITSTTGFNRTVQFGFKFNF
- a CDS encoding translocated intimin receptor Tir, with product MGKAILSDVQFWIPLAVLVVGLVLLIWLH